Genomic window (Arachis hypogaea cultivar Tifrunner chromosome 13, arahy.Tifrunner.gnm2.J5K5, whole genome shotgun sequence):
TGTTTAAACTTTAACCACGTGCCATGCTTTCTATTTTATGATgactttaaataaattttaagatgGAACGTAAGCCAAAACTTGTCAAaggaaaaaagttaaaaaaaaggcatatattattatatttgtaaaaaatttaaccgttttttttcttcaaaacatAGATTCCTTCCCACAATATTACACTTAATATTTCTCTAGGTCTAAtactaagaagattaagaaatATGAATGCATGTTATCTTGGAcacagaaaaaaagaaagaaaaatttcaTTAAAGCTCAAAGGTTACGATTGTCATTGGCCTTTGTTTGTTTCTATTTGTTAAGATATTTGTGATACGCATGATTATTTGTCTATAAcagataaaattaaagttatgataatttgtttttcacttatcACTACCCCTTTCAAACATGTATGTAAATACTTGCCACCAATGTTTCAATTTAACTGCAGCCTTGGGGTTAGAAGGAATATTCTCATGAAACTAAATAACAAAACCGTGATAACTCAACTATAATCACTTGTATCAAATTTTGCACACGACCACATCTTTCCTCATAAATTTGttcattaaaaataagaaaagaagcaACTATTTTTAGATCAAACATCTTGTGCAATGCCTTTGACCATGACCATGACCATGAAGATACAAGTGTTTGCCAAAATTGCACGTGTTGTAAAAGAGGTATCACGTTCTTTTAGACCTCTCCTGTGTTTTCTCGGATCTAAACCTATATTTAGATTCAACCACACCCATTTTGTTTTCCTTGACATGAAGGCCATGATCATATAAATACCATGTCTCTCTTTCGAAACATACTTGGGATTCTCAATTTTGTTAACAATCCCCAGTCAAGGGTGATTTTTTTGGCCGGGGTTTTTGCTTCTTTTGGAGGCAAAAGGAGCAAACCTTGGCCAACATAATAAGTATCATGGCacctaataaaattcaaaatttgttttattttctttgtttggcaATTACCTTTATTCCCAGCCTCTATGCTAATGTCTTGGAGAGTGAAGCGTTTTGGCAGGACCAACTAAGAATGTTTGATTCTTACTGGAGAGAAAGAGCCGAGGTTGCTAGGCAGGAAAACGAGAAAGCCTATTTCCCTGATCCCTTTGCCATCTCCGGCAACTTCACCTCTGCCATTAGCTggtaaattttttgtattacacTCTACAAGAGGAATGTTAGAGGCTAATGTTTAAAAGTATACGATAAAGTATATTGTTGgattattaaactaaaagaaGTAGAGTAAAGGAATTGAATTGATAGCCTATGTgatggtaaaaaataataaattttgatggcgCGTATTCTATATCATGTTTGACTTTTTGAACTTTGGTTTGATGTTTGTGGACAGGGACATTCTTGGAAGGAATGGAGGAAGAAGGTTGTTGAAAGGAAAGAACAAAGGAGCTCCATGTGTGGCGAGCAACCCCATTGACAGGTGCTGGAGGTGTGACCCACACTGGGCTGATAACCGCCAAAAGCTTGCGAATTGTGTTATGGGATTCGGCAGAAACACGTACGGAGGAAAAGGAGGAAAATACTACGTGGTCACCGACCCTTCCGACGATGAGTTGCTGGCTCCCAAGCCCGGCACTCTTCGCCATGCAGTGACAAGAACTGAACCCTTGTGGATCATCTTCTCCCGCAGCATGGTCATCACCCTCCAGCAAGAGCTCATCATGGCTGGCAACAAGACCATTGATGGAAGAGGCTTTGATGTCCACATTGCACACGGTGCTGGCATCACCATCCAGTTCATCAAGAATGTCATCATCCATGGCATCAAGGTCTACAACATCGTCGTCAAGGACGGTGGCATGATCAGGGACTCCGAGACTCATTACGGCTTCAGGACAAAGAGTGATGGTGATGGTATCTCCATCTTTGGCTCTAGCAACATCTGGATTGACCATGTTTCCATGAGAAACTGCTCCGATGGATTGATTGATGCCATTATGGGCTCCACCGCCATTACCATCTCCAACGGCCACTACACTGACCACAACGAGGTGATGCTGTTTGGAGCGAGTGACAGCTACAGCGGCGACAAGATCATGCAAATCACCTTGGCATTCAACCACTACGGCAAGAGGTGTGTTCAGAGAATGCCAAGAGCCAGATATGGTTTCGTCCATATTGTGAACAATGATTATACTCATTGGGAGATGTATGCCATTGGTGGCAGCAAGAACCCTACCCTGATCAGCGAGGGTAACAGGTTCATCGCCCCCCCAAACCGGTTTGCCAAGGAGATCACCAAGAGAGAATACACAGAAGAAAAAATATGGAAGGACTGGCAATGGAGATCAATCAATGATGAGTACTTGAATGGAGCGTTCTTCATTCAATCAGGACCTGAACTGAAGAACAGGCCATTCTCAACAAAGGATATGATCACAGCCAAGCCAGGAACATATGTTGGACAGCTAACACGCTATGCGGGTGTTCTTCCATGCAGAATTGGACATCCCTGCTAGTTAGTTACTTCCTTCTTCCTTATTGATTAGTTATTGAAGATTCTTCAATAATAATTCAATTCATTCTTTTGCTTTCAACCTTCATTGGTGGATGCTGCAAACTGTGGCTTTGGTTTTGGGAATGTGATTCATAGTTCTATACTTAGTTTCTTGTACTgaattttttgagtttttcacTGTGAAATTCTTTCTTTTTGAGTAGAAAAACCATGAGTTATCTACTACTGCCCCCTGCTTGGCAACCAACTTGTAACGGAATTCATTCAAATAATTGCATTTACAAATTGGTGAAAACTCAAGTGTAATCAACTTTAAGTGAAGTTGATAATCGAGAACCATTAAATAATTTGAATGATTTGATTATTGAATGGCTCTCGATTATCAATTTCCGATAAAGTTGATTACGCCTAAATTTTCACCTcacaaatttatcaatttaattattCAATATTCCTCTTATCTTCCATTTTTTTTTGTAAGAAGCAAAatcttcaaataattttttttaattacactCAAAATCTactccaaattaaaaaaaaaactttctttttgtTCGCTTTTGAATATAAAGGAAATTCGTCAACAATCTATACTGGCATAAATTGTTGTCGTATTAATTTTCTaagcatgaaagaaaaaaattattttcataagaGGATAGAAAgagaaataatttatttttattaagagaaatttttaattaagtatgCTGCCACATTAGCATAATGGacctttataatatttcaaataaataaataaataaaacttttaaaatgGTTTTGGAATATGGATAAATAAAGAataatatatagagtaaaaatttcATATCTTATATAATATTAGGACAAACTAACACTGCATAAGTGCATAGTGCTAGCTATATTTAATAAGGTGACTATCTAATGAAAATTTAGTGATTGTCATTATGTAAAgatatattattttatcattagatgatagattgtaggacttaattttatttaaaataaaagtattatttttatttaaaatgttgcaaaataaataagttatactttttaaataagaatcatcataagaagatatttttgacatagaaaaatatagataaacaataaaaatattaaacaatgtaaacaatagatatattaaatgttcattttattagtgtacaaataattattttaatattaaaatttaaaagattaaattaaaggtatagtatatttttatttgattagtaattattcatattgttcaataaaattattgtcccctaacatttttctttttgacaTTTTCATGGAATTAGTTGCCATTTAATAATCATGTATCATATTATCCATTAAGCCTACCAAACGGATCATAACCTTGGAACCTTCTTTCAGCTTATCTGTTGCTTTTAGTCACTTATTTAATAATAACGTTGCctactttaaagtttaaattttaaatatgctATTATTGAATAAAATTACAATTATGTTAGGAAACTAAGATGGTTTTAATCAAAAACCAACCAAATATTTATGGGTGAATTCAAAACTTCTACGTAAATAGTATTTATGTTAGGTAttagaatgtttttttttttaaattggatgattttgaatttatttcctgatttattatattttagacaTTTGAAAAGGGAAAGAGGGTGAAGAGACAGAAGCTAATTAAATCAATTTTCGTGATTCACGTTGTAATAATATTAAATGCATCTTCTCCTAATTTGAATgtgataataaaatatttaataactaatattttaaatcataaataaataaaactaattattatatttataattaactaagttgttttatttttagttaatttagaGTTGGTTAcatatactttttcataaaattaaaatctttactattacataataataacaaatttattgGTTGTAGATCTAGTCTGTATGTTGAACCAAATTATATTGCCCATCGATTTTTCAGTTGGATCGAACAAACGATTTTGATAACTATGCCGGAAGAAAGAGGCACGTGTTCAAGAAAATAATTATACTtactgtatattaaaattaatcattttaattagttattaatataaaatatatattaaaaaaataaattaaattatatatttatatataaatatataataattaattttaatatatatatatatataatatttttattcaaaaaaatataaaactaaaccaaATTAGGACCGTACTAAATCAATATAATAACATAAAAGTTATACATGCCAAagtaatacaaaaaatataagagaagaaaaaaagaaacagtaaaaaaataagaagataaagaaaaagaaaaaaagaagaatctatatgtgaaaagaaaaaggaggatggatTAAAAACATgccaagagaagagaagaaaaaaaagaagaaaagaagtagaAATTACGGAAGATGTGtcctattgtttttttttttttaagttgtttttCGGCTATTTAGTtagaattttattgaaaaaaatatttgttcatttagtattattatatataaaaaccaATTTGCTGaagtaaagaataaaattataaccCAATCTTTTTTATGAAATCATtcatttaaaaccacaaaattagtTTTAAGTGTGATGCAAACAAATTAATTTATCCtttagttatctatttttctatctataaaagttgatacaaaatttttatataatgagttttaactattttatttttttgttaacgaTACTACATCAACATTTTTAAATATATGATAATATacgaaagattttttaaaaaaattcttcttgattttaaataataaagaatTTGTAATTGGAGATGATAAATTTTGGGATGGAATAGAATGAgtttcaaatttttaatggaggaaAAAATTTTGCCAATGACAAACAAAAAGTTTAAATCAACTGTTTGATATTTTGTAAGATATAAGATTGATAGCTGGGGTACAAGCTAAGATAGAATGGTATGAAAAGTTGACAAGAAAgacatttatattattaattcattTGTGCAAGGTATTGTAGGAAGAGACCTTGACGAATGATATTTTTAGATATAAATTCACAAGTGGAATCTGAAAAGGACTAGTCCCCTCTCGAGTTGAGTTCTTTACTTAACTTGTGCTAGTAGGTCAGGTTAATACAAATGATCGACTGAGTAGATTGAATATCATTGAACAGCGTGATAATGTTTGTGTTGTGTATAATAAAGAAGTTGAATTTGTGCAATATTTGTTTGTTACGTGTGAGTATGCTTGGTAAGTATGGTGTTTAGAAATTACTGATGTGggatgtgtttggagcatcccagatacaataaaagaatattttgagAGTCGGAGGACGTTGCCTTTGAGAAAAGATTTGCGCAAAAAATGGTTAGTTGGCTTCTTCTTAGTTATATGGAATATATATCTGGATACGTAGAAATAAAGTCATCTTTCAGAATAAGGCAACAAATGTGGTAAATTGTGTTGCTAAATCATTTTAATACTCTAAAAAGTGGTGTGATAGCTAACTCATATTGATGGCTATGCCAAAAATGACATAAGAATTGCTTTGGTTTATTTTTCTGACATTCATACGCTTCATTCTGTGTGTTGAGCTTGTTCTttcttttaaacaaaaaaaaaatacaataaatatatacaaataaaatattataataatgattattataaaaaatttatgttataaatatttaaatttcaaattatttgaaTTACTTATGTATGTTGTATAAGAcctttactattatattatttggtttatatacaaattatattatatataactcTTAGTCTCTTGCTActattactttattttttaatatctcataaaaattattaaaaaattcttcAAGTAAATTAAAATTGAGCACAACATCTTTTTAATGAATACATTGTCATGATTACAAagttaattcatatatttttggtattttcattcgaatttatttttaaaatttttttaattatttgtaaacaatgaaaataataaatttagtataaaaattttgtttttttttaaataaattaaaataagattagtaaaatattaaattaccgataaattttcattaatttttgatataaaatttagtataaaattgACATACTATTAATCTAGTTATATATGGTCTtatttgttcaaaattttatttttatagttcaaaaatattattataaattttaatattttatttgtattttactttaaataaagataaaataatatattcaatacatttattatataatgagaatgataatattatactaaacTCAAAAAATGTAAGGTTATAAAATAGAGTATTTATCTATTTTGGTTCTCAAAGAATTTTGGATCAGATACTTTAgctccaactaaaattaattactcaattggtccctaacaattaactccgtcaattacttaggtagcgtttgttttgaggtactgaaatAGAGACTGGGAGACTGAGACACATtattatgtttgttggttcagagactggtactaaaatttctgtctctgtccctaaaatttcaatatttcagtacctccaaaaagtagggacacatgggactgaaatttttagaaacGAAGACTGAAATTTTgataacattttatacttaaaacaccttcatttcaattaattgtttccaattttatcctttgtgcaaattaaattagagttttattattattttaatttctgtctctcactttgcaccaaacaaaatactgaaatttatttcggtctctatctcttagtctctgtctctcagtattagtctttcagtctctgtctctctaccaaaTGCTACCTAAGGTTCTTTGCTCCTTCAACTCTAAAgaaggacaaaatagtccctgacaactctaacaggggacaaaatagtccctgacctCCTCTATTCAAAAACGACACTATTCTCTCCCAATTTTCATTATATCTCGCATAATACTAACAGTCTAATATCGTAACTTCAAgctacacaatgcacactctgtaattttaatgttcacaagaagaaaaattctcaacttgttctcaactAATTCATACTTAGGAAATTAATGATTATGTCTTTCAAGTACTTGTTGCcttcgatggatcccatgaatctaAACAACAAGTTTGATTTGTTAAGATCCATCGTCGTCGttgccatctccctcctcctctgccctatcatatccatgaccacattgtccacTACTCTGATCTcttccttcaacttcttctccgaaccaatgttcagtaatcaCTCCAGTTTCCATATGAGCGACAACAGCGACATTTCTCGTTGTACTGATAACTTGGATGTGACGTCGAAGCAGTCTACCAACTTGGACTCTGAAAAAGAAGGAATGAATCACTTGGAATCCATTCCAAATGAGAATTTACATATGATTTTGAATGAGAATCTTCTCATaatgtcctaatgtccaacaatttatattacttgccgGAGAGTAGAGAGAAAAGCATGTCCTTAAggtagttgtggaacttggtcaTGAGGATGTGGTAGACATTGTCGAGATTGAAGGTAATGTTATCAAGGACGTGGAAGTGGATGCTTTTGGTAGGTGAAGTGCGGAGGAGATGGGTGTACCAGTCACAgagatttaggaagtgtgtggtTCATAACATGTTGAGGCAAGTGCGACATGGGTGACAGTTGCACCATGGCTTGACCTTGCAActgaagaagaggaaggaaaaaaatgatgtgaagatgaagaaagagagtatgaatgttagaattatgcgagatatgatgaaaattgggGAAGAACAGTGTCGTTTTCGAATAAAAAGGTCAGAAATCATTTTTCTCTATTAGAGTTATgagggatcattttgtccctcTGATAAAATTGTCAGGGACCATTTTATCTTCCGTTAAAGTTGACGGAGTCAAAGACCTAAGTGACTGATGAAATTAATTATTAAgaatcaattaaataattaatttttgttagagactaaaatatctaattcaaaattcttcgGAGAACCAAATTAAAATGGATAAATACTCTATAAAATAATAGTTTCCATTTACAGTATCAAATTAAACAAGAAGTTACGAACGACGGACAGTTCACTCTTCCCTTCTTGTTTTCCTCTCTTTAATTTAGGTGCCTCCCAAATTGTGAAGTTTGAACCCTGTTTCATCACGTCTCAGaatccaccaccaccactaaTAAGGAACCTTAAAACACAAAAGATAACCCATTTATGTAGGTGTTAACGTTTTTTGGCCTCTGCTAACTTTACTCTAATCCGTACCTAAATTTGGGATCCACAATAATATACACCCGTTTTTAATTGAGTGCATTGCAACTTATAAATACCAAGATTCTCATTCACAACATAGTCGGGACCTATAATAATATAACTTGTTGTTAACGAGCCCCTCAAAGAAAGGGATATTTTTATTTCACCCCTTCTTCTTCTTGGTTGGGGTTTTTGCTTCGTCATTATAGTAATTCCTCAAGAAGCTTAAACCTTGGCCTGCAttactaaaaaaaaaaggaaggtgTTTAGTAGCAGCCATGGcattaaaaaatgaaattttgttgTTGTATTTTGTGTGTTTGGCATTAACATGCATTGATGCTAACATCCTTGAGAACGATAAGTACTGGACGAACCATGAACAAGAGTTCGATGGTTACTGGAAGCAAAGAGCCGAGATTGCTAAAACTGATAACCTAAAAGCCTATTTCCCTGATCCCTATGAAGTCTCTGGAAACTTCACGTCTGCCATTAGTGAGTACGTAATTGTTCTCATCATCAATGTTATCTTTAAAGGTAGAATAATGATATTTagggtttttcttttttcttgttttgttaaagCGACATTATTGGAAAGAGTGGAGGAAGAAGGACGTTGAAAGGAAAGAATAGAGGAGCTGCATGCATGGCGACCAACCCCATTGACAGGTGCTGGAGGTGTGACCCAAACTGGGCTAATAACCGCCAAAAACTTGCAGATTGTGTTCAGGGATTCGGAAGAAACACCATTGGAGGAAAAGGAGGAAAATTCTACGTGGTCAACGACTCTTCAGATGGTGACTTGCTGTCTCCGAAACCAGGTACTATCCGGCATGCAGTGACAAGAACTGAACCCTTGTGGATCATCTTCTCCCGAAGCATGGTGATCAAGCTCCAGCAAGAGCTCATCATGGCCAGCAACAAGACCATTGATGGCAGGGGATTCGATGTCCAAATTGCAAACGGTGCTGGCATCACCGTGCAGTTCATCAAGAACGTCATTATCCATGGCATCAAGGTCTACAACACGGTGGTCAAGACAGGTGGCATGATTAGGGACTCCGAAACTCATTACGGATTTCGGACACAGAGTGATGGTGATGGTATCTCCATCTTTGGCGCAAGCAACATCTGGATCGACCATGTTTCCATGAGAAACTGCTCCGATGGATTGATTGATGCCATTATGGGCTCCACCGCCATTACCATCTCCAACGGCCATTACACTGACCACAATGAGGTGATGCTGTTTGGAGCGAGTGACAGCTACAGCGGCGACAAGATCATGCAAATCACCTTGGCATTCAACCACTACGGCAAGAGGTGTGTTCAGAGAATGCCAAGGGCCAGACATGGTTTTGTCCATGTTGTCAACAATGACTACACTCATTGGGAGATGTATGCCATTGGTGGCAGCAAGAACCCTACCATCATCAGTGAGGGTAACAGGTTCATTGCCCCTGAAAACCGCTTTGCCAAAGAGGTAATGTTTATTTAGGTGAAAACTCATATGCAGTTGTCTTCTTCAAGTACGTGAAGTACTGGAGATAagtctttttatttatatttgcaaccacaaataatgataaattatgtTGATTCAGATAACGAAGAGAGAATACGCAGAAGAAAGCATATGGAAG
Coding sequences:
- the LOC112791892 gene encoding pectate lyase, giving the protein MAPNKIQNLFYFLCLAITFIPSLYANVLESEAFWQDQLRMFDSYWRERAEVARQENEKAYFPDPFAISGNFTSAISWDILGRNGGRRLLKGKNKGAPCVASNPIDRCWRCDPHWADNRQKLANCVMGFGRNTYGGKGGKYYVVTDPSDDELLAPKPGTLRHAVTRTEPLWIIFSRSMVITLQQELIMAGNKTIDGRGFDVHIAHGAGITIQFIKNVIIHGIKVYNIVVKDGGMIRDSETHYGFRTKSDGDGISIFGSSNIWIDHVSMRNCSDGLIDAIMGSTAITISNGHYTDHNEVMLFGASDSYSGDKIMQITLAFNHYGKRCVQRMPRARYGFVHIVNNDYTHWEMYAIGGSKNPTLISEGNRFIAPPNRFAKEITKREYTEEKIWKDWQWRSINDEYLNGAFFIQSGPELKNRPFSTKDMITAKPGTYVGQLTRYAGVLPCRIGHPC
- the LOC112791894 gene encoding pectate lyase-like — its product is MALKNEILLLYFVCLALTCIDANILENDKYWTNHEQEFDGYWKQRAEIAKTDNLKAYFPDPYEVSGNFTSAISDDIIGKSGGRRTLKGKNRGAACMATNPIDRCWRCDPNWANNRQKLADCVQGFGRNTIGGKGGKFYVVNDSSDGDLLSPKPGTIRHAVTRTEPLWIIFSRSMVIKLQQELIMASNKTIDGRGFDVQIANGAGITVQFIKNVIIHGIKVYNTVVKTGGMIRDSETHYGFRTQSDGDGISIFGASNIWIDHVSMRNCSDGLIDAIMGSTAITISNGHYTDHNEVMLFGASDSYSGDKIMQITLAFNHYGKRCVQRMPRARHGFVHVVNNDYTHWEMYAIGGSKNPTIISEGNRFIAPENRFAKEITKREYAEESIWKNWQWRSINDEYLNGAFFVQSGAELKNRPFSREDMITAKPGTYVGRLTRFAGVLPCKIGQPC